Proteins encoded in a region of the Altererythrobacter ishigakiensis genome:
- a CDS encoding GGDEF domain-containing protein, whose translation MARDPSPHTFALREEIDTALRSTVDFDSWSAELKEAQAYHTRRDEFTLLRFQLVVGLVISAVTLVWDWFAVPGQFDTAIAWRLLTNVPLGVFGLTMLRRGQVREMKIVVSLNLISLGVLSMFLASYGSDEVMARYTMAASFILALSCLALPFAPADLKRYALAYGLITALAGIWPNPLPVNEMALFLVFSSLLGIPCWVIARRNWNLRARAFLLDMRDDLTRAELEQNNELLRQLSEQDPLTGMPNRRHFERVVVERLEDRKPEQVSSGRLALMMIDLDHFKAFNDRHGHQAGDRCLTLAASQLQSVFPQEYGILARYGGEEFIAAVRERVPGEATRLAENMRAAIAEMLVPVRDDSKPLITTSIGVALAPADTRLELDDLIEMADVALYSAKRAGRNRVEIIETGLDADFLDLLIGEQRRA comes from the coding sequence ATGGCACGTGACCCATCACCACATACCTTTGCATTGCGCGAGGAAATTGACACGGCTCTTAGAAGCACGGTCGATTTCGATTCGTGGTCGGCAGAGCTGAAAGAAGCGCAGGCGTATCATACACGCAGAGACGAATTTACCCTGCTGCGTTTCCAGTTGGTCGTCGGTCTGGTGATCAGTGCAGTGACACTGGTGTGGGACTGGTTCGCAGTGCCAGGCCAGTTCGACACCGCGATTGCATGGCGGCTGTTGACCAATGTGCCATTGGGTGTTTTTGGCCTGACTATGCTGCGCCGTGGCCAGGTCCGCGAAATGAAGATAGTCGTCTCGCTCAACCTGATCAGCCTAGGCGTACTCAGCATGTTTCTGGCGAGCTATGGTTCGGATGAAGTCATGGCACGCTATACGATGGCCGCCAGCTTTATACTGGCCTTATCTTGCTTGGCGCTGCCTTTCGCGCCGGCCGATCTGAAGCGGTATGCGCTGGCCTATGGGCTGATCACCGCGCTCGCCGGAATATGGCCGAACCCATTGCCCGTAAACGAAATGGCTCTGTTCTTGGTCTTCTCTTCGTTGCTGGGCATACCATGCTGGGTGATTGCGCGGCGCAACTGGAACCTTAGGGCGCGTGCCTTCCTGCTTGATATGCGTGACGATCTGACCCGGGCGGAGCTGGAACAGAACAACGAACTGCTGCGTCAGTTGTCAGAGCAAGACCCGCTGACCGGCATGCCCAACCGGCGTCATTTCGAACGTGTGGTTGTCGAGCGCCTTGAAGACCGCAAACCCGAACAGGTATCGTCGGGCAGGCTGGCGCTGATGATGATCGACCTTGATCACTTCAAGGCATTCAATGACCGCCACGGCCACCAGGCGGGCGATCGTTGCCTGACACTGGCCGCGTCACAGCTGCAGTCGGTCTTCCCGCAGGAATACGGAATTCTGGCGCGATACGGGGGTGAGGAATTCATCGCCGCGGTGCGCGAGAGAGTGCCAGGCGAAGCCACCAGACTGGCTGAAAACATGCGCGCTGCAATTGCGGAAATGCTGGTGCCGGTGCGTGACGACAGCAAGCCGCTAATCACGACCAGTATCGGTGTCGCGCTTGCTCCGGCAGATACCCGGCTGGAGCTGGACGATCTGATCGAGATGGCCGACGTTGCGCTCTACAGCGCGAAACGTGCGGGACGAAACCGTGTGGAAATCATCGAAACCGGTCTGGATGCAGATTTTTTAGACTTACTGATCGGGGAACAGCGCCGCGCCTGA
- the folD gene encoding bifunctional methylenetetrahydrofolate dehydrogenase/methenyltetrahydrofolate cyclohydrolase FolD produces the protein MTATRIDGKAFAAGLRERVGDLAEKFERAAGRKAGLAVVLVGDDPASQVYVGSKGKATVAANMASFEHRWPADTSEAALLALVDQLNNDPAVDGILVQLPLPDHLDEQAIISAISPDKDVDGFHVINAGRLSVGQSGFVPCTPLGCMMLLADRLGDLSGLEAVVIGRSNIVGKPMAQLLLDANATVTIAHSRTKDLPAVVRRADIVVAAVGRPEMVKADWLKDGATVIDVGINRLPPEPGKEKGRLVGDVDFGGASEVAAAITPVPGGVGPMTIAVLLRNTLVAAHRNEGLDVPEAL, from the coding sequence ATGACCGCGACACGCATTGACGGAAAAGCCTTTGCCGCGGGCTTGCGCGAACGCGTCGGCGACCTGGCAGAGAAATTTGAAAGGGCCGCAGGCCGCAAGGCAGGCCTGGCGGTGGTGCTGGTGGGCGATGATCCGGCCAGCCAGGTTTACGTCGGCAGCAAGGGCAAGGCCACGGTCGCCGCCAATATGGCCAGTTTCGAGCATCGTTGGCCAGCCGATACCAGCGAAGCCGCCCTGCTTGCATTGGTTGACCAGTTAAACAATGATCCCGCGGTGGACGGAATTCTGGTCCAACTGCCTTTGCCCGATCATCTGGATGAGCAAGCAATCATTTCCGCGATCAGCCCGGACAAAGACGTCGACGGGTTCCATGTCATCAATGCAGGCCGGCTGTCTGTCGGTCAGAGCGGGTTTGTGCCGTGTACGCCGCTCGGCTGCATGATGCTGCTGGCTGACAGGTTGGGGGATCTCTCTGGCTTGGAGGCTGTAGTGATCGGCCGTTCAAATATCGTTGGCAAACCGATGGCGCAGCTGCTGCTTGACGCCAATGCCACTGTCACGATTGCGCATAGTCGCACCAAGGATCTGCCCGCGGTTGTCCGGCGTGCAGATATCGTCGTGGCCGCAGTGGGCCGCCCAGAGATGGTCAAGGCCGATTGGCTGAAGGACGGTGCAACTGTGATCGATGTCGGCATCAACCGTTTGCCGCCAGAGCCAGGTAAGGAAAAAGGGCGCTTGGTGGGAGATGTTGATTTTGGCGGGGCGAGCGAAGTCGCGGCGGCGATTACCCCTGTGCCGGGCGGTGTCGGTCCGATGACCATCGCTGTGCTGCTGAGGAATACGCTGGTAGCTGCGCATCGCAACGAAGGGCTGGATGTGCCGGAGGCGCTATGA
- a CDS encoding thermonuclease family protein: MLKRRSRRSRRQRWLGWWVIWRIPVLLIVVMLAWWFIYRPIAASMADWAEVQYDFDVCGERGRGFACVSDGDTVTLGYGSSARRIRLTGFNAPEIEGQCPAESAAALRAQAELRAWLNHGAFEWDGGSEPPRDRYGRELRSVRRTAPDGSSETLAEHMIDADLAEGPGPWQYQNWCS; the protein is encoded by the coding sequence ATGCTCAAACGACGCTCTCGCAGATCGCGCAGGCAGCGCTGGTTAGGCTGGTGGGTGATCTGGCGCATACCGGTTTTGCTCATTGTCGTGATGCTTGCCTGGTGGTTCATTTACCGGCCGATAGCGGCGAGCATGGCGGATTGGGCCGAGGTACAATACGACTTTGATGTATGCGGTGAGCGTGGACGCGGCTTTGCTTGCGTATCCGACGGAGACACTGTGACATTGGGTTATGGCAGCAGCGCACGGCGCATCCGCCTGACCGGATTCAATGCGCCAGAGATCGAAGGCCAATGTCCGGCTGAAAGCGCGGCAGCACTGCGCGCGCAGGCCGAATTGCGCGCATGGCTCAATCATGGAGCATTTGAGTGGGATGGCGGATCGGAGCCTCCCCGTGATCGCTATGGCCGTGAACTACGCAGCGTGCGGCGAACTGCTCCCGATGGCTCAAGCGAAACCCTCGCCGAGCATATGATCGACGCGGATTTGGCCGAGGGACCAGGTCCCTGGCAGTACCAGAACTGGTGCAGCTAA
- a CDS encoding ribonucleotide-diphosphate reductase subunit beta, with protein sequence MSLLEARKTYKPFEYPWAYEFWKRQQQIHWMPEEVPLGEDCRDWAQKITEHERNLLTQIFRFFTQADVEVQDCYHDKYGRVFKPTEVKMMLTAFSNMETVHIAAYSHLLDTIGMPESEYSAFLEYEEMKDKHDYLQVFGVDTDEDIARTLAAFGGFTEGMQLFASFAMLMNFPRFNKMKGMGQIVSWSVRDESLHCEGIVRLFHEFVRERDCYTKAVKEDIIDICQKSVRLEDNFIDLAFEMGPVSGMTAKEIKKYIRYIADWRLGQLGLQPIYMVDDHPLPWLAPLLNGVEHANFFETRATEYSKAATKGNWNDVWSSFDKRQKAKATNDEELVDDGPDMFGDTEAAE encoded by the coding sequence ATGTCGTTGCTCGAAGCTCGTAAGACCTACAAGCCCTTTGAATATCCATGGGCCTACGAGTTCTGGAAACGCCAGCAGCAGATCCACTGGATGCCAGAGGAAGTTCCTTTGGGAGAGGATTGCCGCGACTGGGCTCAGAAAATCACCGAGCATGAACGTAACCTGCTGACGCAGATTTTCCGCTTCTTCACGCAGGCTGATGTCGAGGTGCAGGATTGCTACCACGACAAATACGGCCGCGTGTTCAAGCCGACCGAAGTGAAGATGATGCTGACCGCGTTCTCCAATATGGAGACAGTGCATATCGCGGCCTACTCTCACTTGCTCGACACGATCGGCATGCCGGAATCCGAATACAGCGCCTTCCTTGAATATGAGGAAATGAAGGACAAGCACGATTACCTTCAGGTCTTCGGCGTCGACACAGATGAAGATATCGCGCGCACGCTAGCCGCGTTCGGCGGCTTCACCGAAGGGATGCAGCTGTTCGCCAGCTTCGCCATGCTGATGAACTTCCCGCGCTTCAACAAGATGAAGGGCATGGGCCAGATCGTCAGCTGGTCAGTGCGCGATGAAAGCCTGCACTGCGAAGGCATCGTGCGGCTGTTCCACGAATTCGTGCGTGAGCGGGATTGCTACACCAAGGCGGTGAAGGAAGACATCATCGACATCTGTCAGAAGTCGGTGCGGCTGGAAGACAACTTCATCGATCTCGCGTTCGAGATGGGGCCGGTTTCCGGCATGACCGCGAAAGAGATCAAGAAGTATATCCGCTACATCGCGGACTGGCGCCTGGGCCAGCTGGGGCTGCAGCCGATCTATATGGTTGATGATCACCCGCTGCCATGGCTCGCCCCGCTGCTGAATGGTGTGGAGCACGCCAACTTCTTCGAAACCCGCGCGACCGAATACTCAAAGGCTGCGACCAAGGGTAACTGGAACGACGTGTGGTCGAGCTTCGACAAACGCCAGAAGGCGAAAGCGACGAACGACGAAGAACTTGTCGACGATGGCCCGGATATGTTCGGAGATACCGAAGCAGCGGAGTAG
- a CDS encoding GntP family permease produces MIGLLGLVAGLGLLIWLALRDVNIIFASVICALVVIVTNALPLADSLMGAYLSGDLGAFTFAGRFFLLFAAGAMFGKIMGESHAATSVAMAMVRAMGKERILWITVLACALLTYGGVVVFVVIFAMYPLGLRLLKEADIPKRLFCGAAALGAGTFTLTALPGTPSIHNVIPTLKLGTDLFAAPLLGLFGGALMFALGMVYLERERVKACANGEGFAPGPRDVIPDLNEIARDVPPWPLAVLPLALVIATILAPRLLGGADSENAIIAFANAQPVIWPSFALLIASLVALAIFPAVRRKPLQILGEGTQDAIMPLMATSAVIGFGGVVAQTGGFTLFTETVLGLDLPPMMSMFAAASTVSGITGSSSGGLQIFMATLADDYLALGIAPEELHRLVAMASGGLDSLPHCGAVIAMLTITQLTHKQAYKDVGVVTVVVPIVATLATIVLAMAV; encoded by the coding sequence ATGATCGGCTTACTGGGATTGGTTGCAGGGCTTGGCCTGCTCATTTGGCTGGCACTGCGCGATGTTAACATCATCTTCGCATCGGTCATTTGCGCGCTGGTGGTGATCGTGACCAATGCCCTGCCCCTGGCAGATAGTCTGATGGGCGCATACCTCTCTGGCGATCTGGGTGCGTTCACCTTCGCAGGGCGTTTCTTCCTGTTGTTTGCAGCAGGCGCCATGTTCGGCAAGATCATGGGCGAGAGCCATGCGGCAACTTCGGTCGCGATGGCGATGGTCCGCGCGATGGGGAAAGAGCGCATATTGTGGATCACTGTGCTTGCCTGTGCGCTGCTGACTTATGGCGGCGTGGTCGTATTCGTAGTGATTTTCGCGATGTATCCGCTGGGTCTGCGTTTGCTTAAAGAAGCGGACATTCCCAAGCGGCTGTTCTGCGGTGCGGCAGCTTTGGGCGCAGGTACGTTTACTCTTACCGCGCTGCCCGGTACACCCTCGATCCACAATGTCATTCCGACGCTGAAGTTGGGAACAGACCTGTTTGCGGCCCCCTTGCTTGGGCTGTTCGGTGGCGCACTGATGTTCGCACTGGGCATGGTGTACCTTGAACGGGAACGGGTAAAGGCGTGCGCCAATGGTGAAGGGTTCGCCCCGGGCCCGCGCGATGTCATTCCGGATCTCAACGAGATTGCGCGTGACGTTCCGCCATGGCCGCTTGCGGTGCTGCCGCTGGCTCTGGTGATTGCCACCATACTGGCTCCGCGTCTGCTGGGCGGAGCAGATAGTGAGAATGCCATAATCGCTTTTGCCAATGCGCAGCCGGTTATCTGGCCCAGTTTCGCATTGCTCATCGCCAGCCTCGTGGCACTCGCGATTTTCCCGGCGGTCCGGCGCAAACCGCTGCAGATTCTGGGCGAAGGCACACAGGATGCGATTATGCCGTTGATGGCAACCAGCGCGGTTATCGGATTTGGCGGCGTGGTGGCGCAAACTGGCGGCTTTACGCTTTTTACTGAAACAGTACTCGGGCTGGACTTGCCGCCTATGATGTCGATGTTCGCGGCTGCCAGCACTGTGTCAGGGATCACCGGCTCATCTTCCGGCGGGTTACAGATATTCATGGCTACGTTGGCAGATGACTATCTGGCTTTGGGGATCGCACCTGAAGAGCTGCACCGGTTGGTTGCCATGGCATCCGGAGGGCTCGATTCACTCCCGCATTGCGGCGCGGTGATCGCGATGCTCACTATCACCCAGCTGACTCACAAGCAGGCTTACAAAGACGTTGGCGTGGTGACAGTGGTGGTGCCGATCGTGGCCACTCTCGCAACCATTGTATTGGCCATGGCCGTCTGA
- a CDS encoding DsrE family protein has protein sequence MKLALSLAAASLAFSVPAAAHHHEEEAAEVVVTSGMEFPADAVWMHSFDAYESEAGKPNAAFRRALGFIRAMEAEGVDPERVKVAIVVHGPAVFDVVNDARYGEKYEDETNQAYNDIAQLIGYGAEIWVCGVAAKYHGVGNAHLLDGVKMAPSGTAAHAELQRRGFGINPY, from the coding sequence ATGAAATTAGCATTGTCACTCGCTGCAGCATCGCTGGCCTTCAGCGTTCCCGCCGCTGCGCATCATCATGAGGAGGAAGCGGCAGAAGTCGTTGTGACGTCCGGTATGGAGTTTCCCGCTGATGCAGTATGGATGCACAGTTTTGACGCGTATGAAAGCGAAGCAGGCAAGCCAAATGCCGCATTTCGCCGCGCGCTTGGGTTTATCCGCGCGATGGAAGCTGAAGGCGTTGACCCAGAGCGGGTGAAGGTGGCGATTGTCGTCCACGGACCTGCCGTCTTCGATGTCGTCAATGACGCGCGCTATGGTGAGAAGTATGAGGACGAGACCAATCAGGCCTATAACGATATCGCACAGCTGATCGGCTATGGTGCGGAAATCTGGGTGTGCGGCGTAGCGGCAAAATATCACGGTGTCGGCAACGCGCATCTGCTTGACGGCGTGAAAATGGCGCCCAGTGGTACGGCCGCCCACGCGGAGCTTCAACGACGGGGCTTTGGTATCAACCCATATTGA
- a CDS encoding YggT family protein, whose product MDGLDAIIQIVGLLSRVLVMLIIIQFVIGLLFAFNVINQGNQFLGAVYESINRLLDPVLRPIRNMMPQTGAIDFSPLVLIIVMQIVLIILSSIR is encoded by the coding sequence ATGGACGGTCTTGACGCAATCATTCAAATCGTAGGACTGCTCAGCCGAGTTCTGGTGATGTTGATCATCATCCAGTTTGTGATCGGCTTGCTGTTCGCGTTTAACGTAATCAATCAGGGAAACCAGTTTCTTGGCGCGGTCTATGAATCGATCAACCGCCTGCTTGACCCTGTTCTTCGGCCGATCCGCAATATGATGCCACAAACCGGGGCGATTGATTTTTCACCTCTGGTTTTGATCATTGTGATGCAGATCGTTTTGATCATCCTGTCTTCGATCAGGTAA
- the argB gene encoding acetylglutamate kinase, with amino-acid sequence MSASSDPNMLAKAEVLIEALPYFQRYAGRTFVVKYGGHAMGDPEAARDFAEDIVLLKAVGINPVVVHGGGPQIGEMLKKLGVESTFVDGLRVTDKATADVAEMVLSGAINKQLVGWLTGAGGKAIGISGKDGGLVRAKKVERTTRDPDSNIEKAVDLGFVGEPEHVDTTIIDTAVASGMIPVIAPIGADAQGNTYNINADTMAGAIAAALGAARLFLLTDVAGVLDKQGQLLTDLTPADIAKLKDDGTISGGMIPKLETCVSAVEAGCEAAVVLDGRVAHAMLLEFFTARGAGTLVRA; translated from the coding sequence ATGAGCGCGAGTAGCGATCCCAATATGCTGGCGAAGGCCGAAGTGCTGATAGAGGCATTGCCCTATTTTCAGCGCTATGCCGGGCGCACCTTTGTTGTGAAATATGGCGGTCATGCGATGGGCGACCCAGAAGCTGCGCGCGATTTTGCTGAAGACATCGTGTTGCTAAAGGCGGTCGGTATCAATCCAGTGGTCGTGCATGGCGGAGGACCGCAGATTGGCGAAATGCTCAAAAAGCTGGGTGTCGAAAGCACGTTCGTCGACGGATTGCGTGTCACCGATAAAGCCACTGCCGACGTTGCCGAGATGGTTTTGTCTGGCGCGATCAACAAACAGTTGGTCGGATGGCTGACAGGTGCCGGTGGCAAGGCAATCGGGATTTCTGGCAAGGATGGCGGGCTTGTCCGGGCCAAGAAGGTGGAGCGCACCACGCGCGACCCCGACAGCAATATCGAAAAGGCAGTTGACCTTGGCTTTGTTGGCGAGCCCGAACATGTCGATACCACCATTATCGACACTGCTGTAGCCTCAGGGATGATCCCGGTGATCGCACCGATCGGCGCTGATGCACAAGGCAACACCTACAACATCAATGCCGATACGATGGCGGGCGCAATTGCAGCGGCATTGGGGGCGGCGCGGCTTTTCCTGCTGACCGATGTGGCAGGCGTGCTCGATAAGCAGGGGCAGCTGCTGACAGATCTTACCCCGGCAGATATCGCGAAGCTGAAAGATGATGGTACGATATCAGGTGGAATGATTCCCAAGCTGGAAACTTGCGTTTCTGCGGTGGAGGCAGGTTGCGAAGCTGCGGTTGTGCTTGATGGGCGGGTTGCCCATGCGATGCTGCTTGAATTCTTCACAGCACGGGGGGCCGGAACGCTGGTGCGCGCCTGA
- a CDS encoding DUF2282 domain-containing protein, with translation MNSNQIKGGFAVAIAAGLAAACSPAAEESGAAADTTSISEEATEVAVSDISVEGDGKPDKCYGIALAGKNDCAAGPGTSCAGTSTVDYQGNAWTYVDDGTCLTTDTPNGTGSLAPIEA, from the coding sequence GTGAACTCGAATCAGATCAAAGGCGGCTTTGCGGTCGCTATCGCTGCAGGTCTCGCGGCTGCATGTTCGCCGGCCGCTGAAGAATCAGGCGCGGCTGCGGACACAACCAGCATTTCCGAGGAAGCAACCGAAGTTGCGGTATCGGATATCAGCGTTGAAGGCGACGGCAAGCCGGACAAATGCTATGGTATTGCGCTTGCAGGCAAAAATGATTGCGCCGCAGGCCCAGGCACAAGCTGCGCAGGCACAAGTACAGTCGATTACCAGGGCAACGCCTGGACCTATGTGGACGATGGAACATGCCTGACAACCGACACGCCAAACGGCACCGGCTCACTGGCACCTATCGAAGCGTGA
- a CDS encoding sulfotransferase domain-containing protein, protein MTAGLGRRARNIEEFGINIAALHAHEPVNFRPYQPQTGDVFITCWGKSGTTMMQQMFHQLRMITATGKGDMDFDDISRMTPWEDTAVMLDFDMNVEQRAKPRGFKSHREYERLPPGMRYVVTLRDPYETYVSFHRFFEGWWIETGAVSMEGFMPFWMTGGPGGCDYFTHLLSWYARRDEPDSLVTSYRWAVKNKRAMIQRLAELCGIDADEDIVSEVEKMTTREFMYAHKDRFDDGMACAIMEQKLGIPADSDSTKVQAEGSDPKQVPASIVEQIDAMWAERVTPVTGHANFAELAAELEK, encoded by the coding sequence ATGACTGCAGGCCTGGGCAGGCGCGCGCGCAACATCGAAGAATTCGGGATCAACATAGCGGCCTTGCACGCGCATGAGCCGGTAAATTTCCGTCCTTACCAGCCGCAAACGGGCGACGTCTTCATCACCTGTTGGGGCAAGAGCGGCACCACCATGATGCAGCAAATGTTCCATCAGTTGAGGATGATTACGGCGACCGGCAAAGGCGACATGGATTTCGATGATATCAGCCGGATGACACCGTGGGAGGATACTGCGGTGATGCTCGACTTCGATATGAATGTGGAGCAGCGGGCCAAGCCGCGTGGTTTCAAGTCTCACCGCGAATATGAGCGGCTGCCACCGGGAATGCGCTATGTTGTGACACTGCGCGATCCATATGAGACCTATGTGAGCTTCCACCGCTTTTTTGAAGGCTGGTGGATTGAGACGGGCGCGGTCTCGATGGAAGGTTTCATGCCATTCTGGATGACGGGCGGACCGGGCGGATGCGATTATTTCACGCACTTGCTGAGCTGGTATGCCCGTCGCGACGAGCCGGATTCGCTGGTTACAAGTTACCGTTGGGCAGTGAAGAACAAGCGCGCAATGATCCAGCGGCTGGCCGAATTATGCGGAATCGATGCGGATGAAGACATCGTGTCAGAGGTCGAGAAGATGACGACCCGAGAATTCATGTACGCGCACAAAGACAGGTTTGATGACGGCATGGCGTGTGCGATTATGGAGCAGAAGCTCGGTATCCCTGCTGATAGCGATTCAACCAAGGTTCAAGCCGAAGGCAGCGATCCGAAACAGGTTCCCGCGTCGATCGTTGAGCAGATTGACGCGATGTGGGCAGAGAGGGTTACGCCGGTAACTGGGCATGCGAACTTTGCGGAATTGGCAGCTGAGCTCGAAAAGTAG
- a CDS encoding DUF4870 family protein — MTNQPAPGTSGGPPAKSNGFDLNRPTIISLLYILSFATGITGVIGIIMAHVWGSEPEAEWQRSHYSYLMRTFWYGFLASIIAGVLSLVFIGLLMFPLIAVWFGVRSVMSLVKAQRREPMPDPETLWV; from the coding sequence ATGACCAATCAACCTGCACCGGGCACCAGTGGCGGCCCGCCCGCCAAATCAAACGGTTTCGATCTTAATCGCCCAACAATCATCAGCCTGCTTTACATCCTCAGTTTTGCAACCGGCATCACCGGGGTTATCGGGATCATTATGGCCCATGTCTGGGGCAGCGAGCCGGAGGCCGAGTGGCAGAGATCGCATTATAGCTATCTAATGCGCACATTCTGGTATGGCTTCCTTGCGTCGATCATTGCTGGCGTCCTCTCGCTGGTTTTCATCGGATTGTTGATGTTCCCGCTGATCGCGGTCTGGTTTGGCGTGCGCAGTGTGATGAGCCTGGTCAAGGCACAGCGACGCGAGCCGATGCCTGATCCCGAAACGCTATGGGTGTGA
- a CDS encoding YdcH family protein, giving the protein MSQHTPNELTAIFKRDRDLLTRLKAEDAHYARLADQYHEVNREVHRIEAETEAASDERTETLKKQRLALLDEITGIVTKARGVTA; this is encoded by the coding sequence ATGTCCCAGCACACGCCCAATGAACTGACCGCAATTTTCAAGCGTGATCGCGATCTGCTGACCCGCCTGAAGGCTGAAGATGCGCATTACGCGCGGCTCGCGGATCAATATCACGAGGTCAATCGTGAAGTGCACCGCATCGAGGCCGAAACCGAAGCCGCGAGCGATGAGCGCACGGAAACGCTGAAGAAACAGCGGCTGGCGCTGCTCGACGAGATCACAGGCATTGTCACCAAGGCGAGAGGAGTCACCGCATAA